In one Lolium rigidum isolate FL_2022 chromosome 3, APGP_CSIRO_Lrig_0.1, whole genome shotgun sequence genomic region, the following are encoded:
- the LOC124694769 gene encoding heavy metal-associated isoprenylated plant protein 39-like: MAQKVVLRIPTMTDDKIKQKAMEAVADIYGIDSIAADLKDNKMTIIGDMDTVAIAKKLKKLGKIDIVSVGPAKEEKKPAPAEKKGDEKKDAKKDEKKPAEKKDDKKEDKK; encoded by the exons ATGGCACAG AAGGTGGTGCTCCGGATTCCCACCATGACCGACGACAAGATCAAGCAGAAAGCCATGGAGGCCGTCGCGGACATCTACG GTATCGACTCGATAGCTGCGGACCTGAAGGACAACAAGATGACCATCATCGGCGACATGGACACGGTGGCCAtagccaagaagctcaagaagCTCGGCAAGATCGACATCGTCTCGGTCGGCCCCGCCAAGGAGGAGAAAAAGCCAGCGCCGGCAGAGAAGAAGGGCGATGAGAAGAAGGATGCTAAGAAGGACGAGAAGAAGCCGGCGGAGAAGAAAGATGACAAGAAGGAGGACAAGAAGTGA